GCCATGGGCTCTTCCGTTGATATATAAGGAACACATCCCACAGATGCCTTCCCGGCAGTCGTGATCAAAGGCAATAGGCTCCTGATTTTCATTGATCAGTTGTTCATTAAGGATGTCCAGCATTTCGAGAAATGAGGCATCTTTCGAGATATCCGAAACCTTATAAACTTCAAATCTGCCTTTTGATTTCCTGTTTTTCTGACGCCAGATTTTCAGCGTTAGATTTAAGCCTTTATTATGCATAATTTAATTTTTTAATGATAACTTTAATCAAATCATTAGGAACTAAACACAGTATCGTTTGTAGTATTGATGAGATTTTAATCCGGACTTCCTTTCATTTCACCGGTAGTCAGATTGATGCGGCAGCCGTCTGTCATCAGATGTACTTTGAGATTTTCAGCGTACACGGGATCTCCATCCTTTACAGAATCTATATTGGTCTGGTTCATGTTCTTTGCACTGATGATGACAGCCATTCCTGAACCTTTACAGATTGCAGTATTTCCATTCTCTATCAGTAATGCGGTATCTTCACCCAATCCGATTCCCCAATGTTCCGGATGCAGTATAGCTGCATGAGCCAGTCTTCCGAATCTTCCCCGGTGTACAAAATGTGTATCTACAATACAGTTATCAATCAGTCCTAAACCTTTGCGCAGCTTAATGTCATGATCTACAATAGCTTCGCCATTTTCCGCTTCAGCAATGACAATTTCCGGCATACACATGGCACCTGCACTTGTTCCTGCAATCACAAAATCCTTGTCATTCATATATCTTTCTAATAGTATATCGTTGACTACAGACATTTTCAGCTCTTCACATATTTTGTTCTGGTCACCCCCAGTGAAGAACACGGTTTTGGCATCAGTGATTCTTTTTAAATGATAATCTGTGTGCATTTGTTGATCGCAGATATCCAGGAAATCAAAATTTGTATACCCGATCTCATTGAATGTTTTCTGGTAGATCTCTTTCATACTTTCTGGTTCAGAACTGGCGGTAGTAATTACCTCGATACGGTCATCCTTCGACTGAACGAGAAGCTTGAGAATTTCATGTGGTGAAAAATCATCATTGGTATTTTCCATTTTCACTTCTGTTCCGTTTCTGTCTTCTTTACCGCCTATAATTAATAATTTTCCCTTTGAAATCATAATTTATTTGTTTTTTAGAGTTGTATTATTTTTTAATTTTATTTATGATATAGCGTCACCGCTCTGAAGATTGATTTTGCATCCATCGATCAGAACACGACCTTTAAGATTTTTCAGATAGATACAATCGGGCCTGTAATCAGGATCCGATTCTTTTATATATCTCGCATTAATGACCATAATAGTTCCGCTTCCTTTGCAGGTGGCCAGACATCCTTTTTCAATAATCAATGCCGTGTTTTCTCCCATTCCCATTCCCAAAAACTGCTGATGTTTTATAGCTGTTAAAGCAAGTTGCTTAAAGCGGGTATTCTGAAACTGCGTGTCTATAATACAGTGATTGATAAACCCTAGCCCCGGCTCAAGATTTATCATATTGTCTTCATCGTCAAGCATCATAATTCCGGGAATACATTGGGCTCCCCGACACAGTCCGGCAATGGTGAAATGACTTTCGTACAGATATCTCTTATACAAAAGGCGTATTACGGCAGAATTTTTCAGGATACTGTAAATCCGGGACTGTTCACCAATAAAAAAAACTGTTTTTGCTTCTGATAACCGTTCCAAACATTGCTCTTCATCCAGAGGTTCTTCTATATGCAGAAAGTCAAAATTACTGAATCCCATGTGGCTTAAACTGTCACAGCATTCATTTCGGAAATCAGCGGACGGTAAACAAGCTGAGGTGATGATCTCGAT
The Chryseobacterium sp. W4I1 DNA segment above includes these coding regions:
- a CDS encoding cyanophycinase, translated to MTPAGRLLIIGNTKHKTDEGETGNNHSGRFNVAPEFLNILTEKKDDRIEIITSACLPSADFRNECCDSLSHMGFSNFDFLHIEEPLDEEQCLERLSEAKTVFFIGEQSRIYSILKNSAVIRLLYKRYLYESHFTIAGLCRGAQCIPGIMMLDDEDNMINLEPGLGFINHCIIDTQFQNTRFKQLALTAIKHQQFLGMGMGENTALIIEKGCLATCKGSGTIMVINARYIKESDPDYRPDCIYLKNLKGRVLIDGCKINLQSGDAIS
- a CDS encoding cyanophycinase; this translates as MISKGKLLIIGGKEDRNGTEVKMENTNDDFSPHEILKLLVQSKDDRIEVITTASSEPESMKEIYQKTFNEIGYTNFDFLDICDQQMHTDYHLKRITDAKTVFFTGGDQNKICEELKMSVVNDILLERYMNDKDFVIAGTSAGAMCMPEIVIAEAENGEAIVDHDIKLRKGLGLIDNCIVDTHFVHRGRFGRLAHAAILHPEHWGIGLGEDTALLIENGNTAICKGSGMAVIISAKNMNQTNIDSVKDGDPVYAENLKVHLMTDGCRINLTTGEMKGSPD